A window of the Capricornis sumatraensis isolate serow.1 chromosome 9, serow.2, whole genome shotgun sequence genome harbors these coding sequences:
- the LOC138085792 gene encoding olfactory receptor 2T29-like, translated as MDNSTWVANYTGQLDFILVGFFSQSKHPALLCVVIFVIFLMALSGNSTLILLIHSNAHLQTPMYFFISQLSLMDVMYISVTVPKMLMDQVMGVNEISASECGIQMFLYLTLVGSEFFLLAAMAYDRYVAICHPLRYSILMNHRVCHLLVSGCWFLGSVDGFMLTPVTMTFPFCRSREIHHFFCEVPAVMKLSCSDTSLYETLMYLCCVLMLLIPVTVISSSYLFILLTIHRMNSAEGRKKAFTTCSSHMTVVILFFGAAVYTYMLPSSYHTPEKDMLVSVFYTILTPVLNPLIYSLRNKDVTGALKKMLNMGSVTIL; from the coding sequence ATGGACAACTCCACCTGGGTGGCAAACTACACTGGACAGTTGGATTTCATCCTCGTGGGATTCTTCAGTCAATCCAAGCACCCAGCTCTCCTTTGTGTGGTCATTTTTGTGATTTTCCTGATGGCCTTGTCTGGTAATAGCACCCTGATCCTTCTGATACATTCTAATGCCCATCTCCAAACTcccatgtatttttttattagtcAGTTGTCCCTCATGGATGTGATGTACATTTCTGTCACTGTGCCGAAGATGCTCATGGACCAGGTCATGGGTGTGAATGAGATTTCAGCCTCTGAATGTGGAATACAGATGTTTCTCTATTTGACTCTAGTAGGTTCAGAATTTTTTCTTCTGGCtgccatggcctatgaccgctatgtggccatctgtcaTCCACTCCGTTATTCTATTCTCATGAACCATAGAGTGTGTCACCTCTTGGTGTCTGGCTGCTGGTTCCTGGGATCAGTGGATGGCTTTATGCTCACACCCGTCACCAtgacctttcccttctgcagatcCCGGGAGATCCATCACTTCTTCTGTGAGGTCCCTGCTGTAATGAAGCTTTCCTGCTCAGACACGTCCCTGTATGAGACACTCATGTACCTGTGCTGTGTCCTCATGCTCCTCATCCCTGTGACAGTCATTTCAAGCTCTTATTTATTCATCCTCCTCACCATCCACAGGATGAATTCAGCAGAGGGCAGGAAGAAGGCTTTCACTACTTGTTCTTCCCACATGACTGTGGTCATCCTGTTCTTTGGAGCTGCAGTCTATACCTACATGCTCCCCAGTTCCTACCACACCCCTGAGAAGGATATGCTTGTATCTGTATTTTACACCATACTCACTCCTGTTCTTAACCCTTTAATCTATAGTCTTAGGAATAAGGATGTCACAGGGGCTctaaagaaaatgttaaacatGGGATCtgtcacaatactgtaa